Proteins encoded within one genomic window of Anastrepha ludens isolate Willacy chromosome 4, idAnaLude1.1, whole genome shotgun sequence:
- the LOC128859932 gene encoding cuticle protein 19, translating into MASLKCIFALTIALCASAVLARPGYAVDYYNHPKYAFNYGVADHTTGDVKSQHETRDGDVVKGQYSLVEPDGSIRTVDYTADPINGFNAVVTKSGPTVHAQALVPAPHYEPAPVVKHVAPAPVVVAAPAPYAPKPYAPAPIAPIHYDYDDYSHGAQYEYVPQYSGHYGGGAGYNGHYEGHYGGHHGGHYGGHY; encoded by the exons atggcaaGCCTGAAGTGTATATTTGCTCTTACGATTGCTCTGTGTGCGAGCGCGGTGTTGGCGCGACCAGGATATGCTGTCGATTATTAT AATCATCCCAAGTACGCTTTCAATTATGGCGTAGCCGATCACACAACAGGCGATGTGAAGTCACAACATGAAACGCGTGATGGAGATGTTGTCAAAG GCCAATATTCGCTTGTCGAACCAGATGGCTCTATTCGTACTGTAGACTACACTGCCGATCCCATAAACGGTTTCAATGCCGTCGTAACAAAATCTGGGCCCACAGTGCATGCCCAAGCATTAGTTCCCGCACCACATTATGAGCCAGCTCCTGTGGTGAAACATGTAGCGCCTGCACCTGTTGTGGTAGCTGCACCAGCGCCGTACG ctcCTAAACCATACGCCCCAGCACCCATCGCTCCCATTCACTACGATTATGACGATTATAGTCATGGTGCTCAATACGAGTATGTACCTCAGTACAGCGGTCACTATGGTGGTGGCGCCGGTTACAATGGCCACTACGAAGGACACTACGGCGGACACCATGGAGGTCATTACGGTGGCCACTATTGA